Proteins encoded by one window of Arachis ipaensis cultivar K30076 chromosome B04, Araip1.1, whole genome shotgun sequence:
- the LOC107636526 gene encoding uncharacterized protein LOC107636526, translated as MAKDCARRRIPNVGQNQQGRVFAMNASDAAKVDALMRGNYLIGEKILVDLYDTGVSHSFFAFDKVEELGLKVSELAFNSYVHTLYQTIVTKSACRGIFFKIEDREVVHDLIYLPMVGLKMILGFDWLSKNRVLLDYFERLIRFMPEGEGGAIVAEGYYLNSVLVNRSGEECQDYILLAANALGDEQKLDQIPVVRDSP; from the coding sequence ATGGCGAAGGACTGCGCTCGTAGGAGGATTCCGAATGTGGGCCAGAATCAGCAAGGTCGGGTGTTTGCTATGAATGCTAGTGATGCTGCTAAGGTGGATGCTTTGATGAGAGGTAACTATTTAATTGGTGAGAAAATATTGGTTGATTTGTATGATACTGGAGTTTCGCATTCATTTTTTGCATTTGATAAAGTTGAGGAACTAGGATTGAAAGTGTCCGAATTAGCTTTCAATTCGTATGTGCATACTCTGTATCAGACGATCGTGACTAAATCAGCTTGTAGGGGAATATTTTTCAAGATTGAGGATAGAGAAGTTGTTCATGATTTAATCTATTTGCCAATGGTTGGGTTAAAAATGATTTTGGGATTTGATTGGTTGTCGAAGAATCGGGTATTGTTAGATTACTTTGAGAGATTGATTCGGTTTATGCCGGAAGGAGAAGGAGGTGCAATAGTAGCTGAGGGTTATTACCTGAACTCTGTGTTGGTGAATCGTAGTGGGGAGGAGTGCCAGGATTATATACTCTTGGCCGCAAATGCGTTAGGTGATGAACAGAAGTTAGATCAAATTCCGGTAGTTAGGGACTCTCCTTAA